Genomic DNA from Candidatus Methylomirabilota bacterium:
CAGCTGGCGCGCCGGGGGTTCCGGGGAAAGGCCAGGCGCCGAGAGAACGTATGGGCGACGTTGTAGGCGAACCGCCCGTAGATGGCCTCCGGCTCGTAGGCCGCCGTGATGCAGCGCAACCACATGTCGAGCACCGCCTCGTAGTGGAGCCTGAAGACGATGTTCGATTCACGGTCGCTCTCGGGCAAGATCCGACCCTCGGCCTCCAGCCGGCGCCACAGCGGCGTCTTGGGCAGCGCGTAGAGGATGTTGATGGTCAGCATCGGGATCTGCGAGGCGCGGACGAACTCGATGATGTGATCGGCCGTCTGCGGCGTGTCGGTGTCCAGGCCGATGATGATGCCGGAGACGACCTCCATGCCGTAGTCGTTGATCCGCCGCACCGCGTCCAGGATGGGCATGCGGAGATTCTGATCCTTGGACATGAACCGGAGCGCCTGGGGCTCCGGCGTCTCGATGCCGCAGAAGATGGTGACGAAGCCGGCCTCGCGCATCAGCGCCAGCACCTTCTCGTTCTTGGCGATGTTCAGCGTCGCCTCGCAGGCGAAGCGCAGCGGATAGCGGTTGCGCATCTGCCAGTCGACGAGCGGGGGCAGCAGCTCGAGGGCGGCCTTCTGGTTGCCGATGAAGTTGTCGTCCACGAAGTAGACGGACGTGGCGCCGCCGGACGCGATCTGGTCCAGCTCGGCCAGGACTTGGGCGGGCGTCTTGAGCCGGGGGTTGCGCCCGTAGAGCGCGGGAATGTCGCAGAACTCGCACGTGTACGGACAGCCGCTCGAGAACTGGATGTTGGCGATGAAGTATTGCCGGAGCTGGATCATGTGGTACGCCGGCGTCGGGAAGTCCACCAGCGGCAGCCGCTGGGACGTCTCGAAACGGAGCGGGGTCCGGGGCCGTTCCTGGTGGGTGTCGACCCATTCGATCACCCGGTCGGTGGCGTCACCCAACTCGCCGATGTGGAGGATGTCGGCGTCCGGGTAGTACTCGGGGCACCCGGAGACCGAGGGGCCGCCGAGCACGACCGGCTTGCCGGCGGCATGCGCCCGCTGGATGACGTCGGCGATGAAGGGGCGCTGGACGTGCATGCCGGAGACGAACACGGCGTCGGCCCAGCGGAAGTCGCGCTCGCGCGCGGGGGCGGCGTTCTCATCGACGAAGCGCACCTCCCAGGACGCGGGCAGGTAGTTGGCGATCACTAGGAGCCCCTGGGGCGGCATGAAGGCGCGCACGCGCGCGCCGAAGAGCGGATACGAGTACTGGAAGGTCCCGAACGATGGCGCGTACCGCGGGGACACGCAGAGAATCCGCCGGCGAGTCGCGGGAGCGTGGCGGGTGCGCATGACGATCCGGCCACAGCATAGCGCATTCGGACGCCGCCGCGCGCTGACTCTGAGGGGCCGCATGGGCAAACTCCTTCCCATCGGCTAGAATCCCCCGCATACCCGAGGAGGACCCCGCGCATGGAGCTTCGCGCCGTCAATGCCGTAGTGACCGGAGGCGCCTCCGGGCTCGGCCGCGCCACCGCCGCTCGACTCGTCGCCGCCGGGGGCCGGGTGGCGCTGCTCGACCTGCCGACCTCGCCGGGCGCGGACGTGGCGAAAGCGCTGGGCCCGGACGCCCTCTTCACGCCGGCGAACGTCACCAGCGGCGTCGAGGTCGGCGCCGCGCTCGACGTTCTCCGTGACCGGTTCGGCAGCCTCAACGTCCTCGTGAACTGCGCCGGCATCGGCACGGCCATGAAGACGCTCGGCAAGTCCGGACCCGCCCGGCTCGACGACTTCGCGCGGGTGATCCAGGTCAATCTGATTGGGACGTTCAACTGCATCCGCCTGGCGGCGGCGATCATGGCGAAGAACGCGCCCACCCCGGAGGGCGAGCGCGGCATCGTCATCAACACCGCCTCCGTGGCCGCCTTCGACGGCCAGGTCGGCCAGGCCGCCTACTCGGCCTCGAAGGGCGGAATCGTGGGCCTGACCCTGCCGGTGGCGCGCGACCTCGCCGAGCTGGGCATCCGCGTGGTGACGATCGCGCCCGGCATCTTCGACACGCCCCTGCTGGCAACGCTGCCGGAGCCGGTCCGTGCCTCGCTGGCCCGGCAGGTGCCGTTCCCGCAGCGGCTGGGCCAGCCCGACGAGTACGCGGCGCTGGCGCTTCACGTCATCGAGAACGTGATGCTGAACGGCGAGACGATCC
This window encodes:
- a CDS encoding DUF4070 domain-containing protein, giving the protein MRTRHAPATRRRILCVSPRYAPSFGTFQYSYPLFGARVRAFMPPQGLLVIANYLPASWEVRFVDENAAPARERDFRWADAVFVSGMHVQRPFIADVIQRAHAAGKPVVLGGPSVSGCPEYYPDADILHIGELGDATDRVIEWVDTHQERPRTPLRFETSQRLPLVDFPTPAYHMIQLRQYFIANIQFSSGCPYTCEFCDIPALYGRNPRLKTPAQVLAELDQIASGGATSVYFVDDNFIGNQKAALELLPPLVDWQMRNRYPLRFACEATLNIAKNEKVLALMREAGFVTIFCGIETPEPQALRFMSKDQNLRMPILDAVRRINDYGMEVVSGIIIGLDTDTPQTADHIIEFVRASQIPMLTINILYALPKTPLWRRLEAEGRILPESDRESNIVFRLHYEAVLDMWLRCITAAYEPEAIYGRFAYNVAHTFSRRLAFPRNPRRASWGNVLMGLGVLGRVIWRIGIRSDYRRTFWRMAWPALRAGRIEEVIHTAVVSHHLIEFTRQCARGLRESSFYAPVAPTTRAAVAG
- a CDS encoding 3-hydroxyacyl-CoA dehydrogenase, giving the protein MELRAVNAVVTGGASGLGRATAARLVAAGGRVALLDLPTSPGADVAKALGPDALFTPANVTSGVEVGAALDVLRDRFGSLNVLVNCAGIGTAMKTLGKSGPARLDDFARVIQVNLIGTFNCIRLAAAIMAKNAPTPEGERGIVINTASVAAFDGQVGQAAYSASKGGIVGLTLPVARDLAELGIRVVTIAPGIFDTPLLATLPEPVRASLARQVPFPQRLGQPDEYAALALHVIENVMLNGETIRLDGALRMQPR